Proteins from one Setaria italica strain Yugu1 chromosome V, Setaria_italica_v2.0, whole genome shotgun sequence genomic window:
- the LOC101777737 gene encoding hydroquinone glucosyltransferase: MGTEAAHVVLLASPGAGHVLPMAELARRVVAHGSGAEFTATLVSYTNFSSAVHYSSALASLPPSVSTAVLPEVPLDDLPADARVETRIFTVVDRALPHLRDLLRSLLASPAGVAAFVPDLFGAWSLEVSGKLGIPGYVFCTTNVMALHTLIYLPHLDKTTACDCEFRDLPEPIRLPGCEPLRGADLVDPVQDRTNPAYHFMVEVGRRYLLADGFIVNTFDAMEHATISAFNALSDKGVYPPAYAVGPFVRTCSSGGGDAGEHSCLRWLDEQPDRSVLYVCFGSGGTLSTEQMAELAAGLEASGQRFLWVVRFPSDKDRSASFFGGGHGHGHGDSPLDYLPEGFVERTRGIGLAVAEWTPQVEILNHRAVGGFVSHCGWNSTLEAVAAGVPMLAWPLYAEQRMNAVMLSSERVGLALRPREEDGVVPREEVAAAVTELIAGEKGAAAREKARELREAAAKAWAPDGPSREAFQAVAGKWKKAASARACAICGS, translated from the coding sequence ATGGGAACGGAGGCCGCGCACGTCGTGCTGCTCGCGAGCCCCGGCGCAGGCCACGTCCTGCCCATGGCCGAGCTCGCGCGGCGCGTCGTCGCGCACGGCAGCGGTGCCGAGTTCACCGCCACGCTCGTCTCCTACACCAACTTCTCCTCGGCGGTCCACTACTCCTCCGCGTTGGCCTCGCTCCCGCCGTCCGTCTCCACCGCCGTGCTCCCCGAGGTGCCGCTCGACGACCTCCCCGCCGACGCCCGCGTCGAGACCCGCATCTTCACCGTCGTCGACCGCGCGCTCCCGCACCTCCGTGACCTCCTCCGCTCCCTGCTCGCCTCCCCGGCCGGCGTCGCGGCTTTCGTCCCGGACCTTTTCGGCGCGTGGTCGCTCGAGGTCTCCGGGAAGCTCGGCATCCCGGGCTACGTCTTCTGCACGACGAACGTCATGGCGCTGCACACATTGATCTACCTCCCCCACCTTGACAAGACCACCGCCTGCGATTGCGAGTTCCGCGACCTGCCGGAGCCCATCCGGCTTCCGGGCTGCGAGCCGCTGCGCGGCGCCGACCTCGTCGACCCTGTCCAGGACCGCACCAACCCCGCGTACCACTTCATGgtcgaggtggggaggaggtatctcctcgccgacggcttcatCGTCAACACCTTCGACGCCATGGAGCACGCTACCATATCGGCGTTCAACGCGTTGTCCGACAAAGGCGTGTACCCTCCGGCCTACGCGGTTGGTCCCTTCGTCCGTACGTGCTCATCAGGCGGCGGTGATGCAGGAGAGCACAGCTGCCTGCGGTGGCTGGACGAGCAGCCGGACAGGTCGGTCCTGTACGTGTgcttcggcagcggcggcacgcTGTCCACCGAGCAGATGGCCGAGCTTGCGGCCGGGCTGGAGGCCAGCGGGCAGAGGTTCCTGTGGGTGGTGCGGTTCCCCAGCGACAAGGACCGCAGCGCGAGCTTCTTTGGTGGTGGCCACGGCCACGGTCACGGCGACAGCCCGTTAGACTACCTGCCGGAAGGGTTCGTGGAGAGAACCAGAGGCATTGGGCTCGCCGTGGCGGAATGGACCCCGCAGGTGGAGATCCTGAACCACCGGGCCGTCGGCGGGTTCGTGtcgcactgcgggtggaactcgacgcTGGAGGCCGTGGCCGCGGGCGTGCCGATGCTGGCATGGCCGCTGTACGCCGAGCAGAGGATGAACGCGGTGATGCTGTCGTCCGAGCGGGTGGGGCTCGCGCTGCGGCCGAGGGAAGAGGACGGGGTTGTGccgagggaggaggtggcggcggcggtgacggagcTGATTGCAGGTGAGAAGGGCGCCGCGGCACGGGAGAAGGCGCGCGAGCTCCGGGAGGCCGCGGCGAAGGCCTGGGCGCCGGACGGACCATCGCGAGAGGCGTTCCAGGCCGTCGCCGGTAAGTGGAAGAAGGCTGCGTCCGCGCGAGCTTGCGCCATTTGTGGGtcgtag
- the LOC101778149 gene encoding probable GABA transporter 2, with amino-acid sequence MAPAAFDAEAGVTNGNGAKPAPAAGADAGAAFVLESKGTWWHAGFHLTTAIVGPTVLTLPYALRGTGWALGLTLLSAMAAVTFYEYSLMSRVLEHCEARGRRHIRFRELAADVLGSGWMFYFVVTVQTAINTGVSIGSILLAADCLEIMYRSLAPHGPLKLYHFIIIVAVVLAFLSQLPSFHSLRHINFVSLILSLGYTILVAAACIRAGLSKNVPPKDYSLSSSKSEQTFDAFLSISILASVFGNGILPEIQATLAPPAAGKMMKALVLCYSVIVFTFFLSSITGYWAFGSHVQSNVLKSLMPDSGPALAPTWLLGVAVLFVLLQLLAIGLVYSQVAYEIMEKSSADAAQDRFSLRNLAPRLLLRTLYLAFCAFMAAMLPFFGDIVGVVGAVGFIPLDFVLPVLMYNMALAPPRRSPVFLANTAVMVLFAGVGVIGAFASIRKLVLDAGQFKLFSNNVVD; translated from the exons atggcgcccgccgCGTTCGACGCCGAGGCCGGCGTCACCAACGGCAACGGCGCCAAGCCAGCACCCGCGGCCggggccgacgccggcgccgccttcgTGCTCGAGTCCAAGG GTACGTGGTGGCACGCGGGGTTCCACCTGACGACGGCGATCGTGGGCCCGACGGTGCTGACGCTCCCCTACGCGCTGCGCGGGACGGGGTGGGCGCTGGGCCTCACCCTGCtctccgccatggccgccgtcaCCTTCTACGAGTACTCCCTCATGTCCCGCGTCCTCGAACACTGCgaggcgcgcggccggcgccacATCCGCTtccgcgagctcgccgccgacgtcctCG GTTCCGGGTGGATGTTCTACTTCGTGGTCACCGTGCAGACCGCCATCAACACCGGCGTCAGCATCGGCTCCATCCTGCTCGCCGCCGACTGCCTCGAG ATTATGTACAGGAGCCTTGCTCCCCATGGTCCCCTAAAACTGTACCACTTCATCATCATCGTGGCTGTGGTGCTCGCCTTCCTCTCCCAGCTACCGTCGTTCCACTCGCTGCGGCACATCAACTTCGTCTCGCTGATCCTGAGCTTGGGCTACACAATCCTTGTGGCTGCCGCTTGCATTCGTGCAG GTTTGTCCAAAAACGTTCCTCCGAAGGACTACTCGCTAAGCTCGTCCAAGTCCGAGCAGACGTTCGATGCTTTTCTATCCATTTCCATCCTTGCCTCCGTCTTCGGCAATGGCATACTGCCTGAAATCCAG GCGACGTtggcgccaccggcggcggggaagaTGATGAAGGCGCTGGTGCTGTGCTACTCCGTCATCGTCTTCACGTTCTTTCTCTCGTCGATCACGGGTTACTGGGCCTTCGGCAGCCACGTCCAGTCCAACGTCCTCAAGAGCCTCATGCCGGACTCCGGCCCTGCCCTCGCCCCGACGTGGCTGCTGGGCGTCGCGgtcctcttcgtcctcctccagctcctcgcCATCGGCCTCGTCTACTCCCAGGTGGCCTACGAGATCATGGAGAAGAGCTCGGCCGACGCGGCCCAGGACCGGTTCTCCCTCCGGAACCTCGCCCCGCGGCTGCTGCTCCGGACGCTGTACCTCGCCTTCTGCGCGTTCATGGCCGCCATGCTGCCCTTCTTCGGCGACATCGTGGGCGTGGTCGGCGCCGTCGGGTTCATCCCGCTCGACTTCGTGCTCCCCGTGCTCATGTACAACATGGCGCTCGCGCCGCCGAGGCGGTCCCCGGTCTTCCTCGCCAACACGGCCGTCATGGTCCTGTTCGCCGGCGTCGGGGTCATCGGCGCCTTCGCGTCCATCCGCAAGCTCGTGCTGGACGCCGGCCAGTTCAAGCTATTCAGCAACAACGTTGTCGACTGA